Proteins encoded in a region of the Nocardia asteroides genome:
- the fgd gene encoding glucose-6-phosphate dehydrogenase (coenzyme-F420): MSGLKLGYKASAEQFGPRELVEIAVLAEEHGLDSATVSDHFQPWRHKGGHAPFSLAWLAAVGERTKRIQLGTSVLTPTFRYNPAVIAQAFATMGCLYPERVMLGVGTGEALNEIATGYTGEWPEFKERFARLREAVDLMRALWTGDRVDFDGQYYKTVGASIYDVPKGGIPIYVAAGGPLVARYAGRAGDGFICTSGKGMDLYTEKLMPAVAEGAAKAGRGVEDIDRMIEIKLSYDTDPELARENTRFWAPLSLTAEQKHSITDPIEMEAAADALPIEQIAKRWIVASDPDQAVEQIKPYLDAGLNHLVFHAPGHDQRRFLDLFQRDLAPRLRALA, encoded by the coding sequence ATGAGCGGACTCAAGCTCGGATACAAGGCATCGGCGGAGCAGTTCGGTCCGCGTGAACTCGTGGAGATCGCGGTGCTGGCCGAGGAACACGGCCTGGACAGCGCCACCGTGAGCGACCACTTCCAGCCGTGGCGGCACAAGGGCGGGCACGCGCCGTTCTCGCTGGCCTGGTTGGCCGCGGTCGGCGAGCGCACCAAGCGCATCCAACTCGGCACCTCGGTGCTCACCCCCACCTTCCGCTACAACCCCGCGGTGATCGCCCAGGCGTTCGCCACCATGGGCTGCCTGTATCCGGAGCGGGTCATGCTCGGCGTCGGCACCGGCGAGGCGCTCAACGAGATCGCCACCGGGTACACCGGCGAATGGCCGGAGTTCAAGGAGCGTTTCGCGCGTCTGCGCGAGGCGGTCGACCTGATGCGCGCCCTGTGGACCGGCGACCGCGTCGACTTCGACGGGCAGTACTACAAGACCGTCGGCGCCTCCATCTACGACGTGCCCAAGGGTGGCATCCCGATCTACGTCGCGGCGGGCGGCCCGCTGGTCGCGCGATACGCCGGGCGCGCGGGTGACGGGTTCATCTGCACCTCGGGCAAGGGCATGGATCTTTACACCGAGAAGCTGATGCCCGCGGTCGCCGAGGGCGCGGCGAAGGCCGGACGCGGCGTGGAGGACATCGATCGGATGATCGAGATCAAGCTCTCCTACGACACCGACCCGGAACTGGCCCGGGAGAACACCCGCTTCTGGGCACCGCTCTCGCTCACCGCGGAACAGAAGCACAGCATCACCGACCCGATCGAGATGGAGGCCGCCGCCGACGCGCTGCCGATCGAACAGATCGCCAAGCGCTGGATCGTCGCGAGCGACCCCGACCAAGCGGTCGAACAGATCAAGCCCTACCTCGACGCCGGCCTCAACCACCTGGTCTTCCACGCCCCCGGCCACGACCAGCGGCGCTTCCTCGACCTCTTCCAACGCGACCTGGCCCCCCGCCTGCGCGCGCTGGCCTGA
- a CDS encoding HAD-IIA family hydrolase has protein sequence MARVTADDEPILSYLTDMDGVLVHEDHLIPGADKFLAELRANETPFLVLTNNSIRTPRDLQARLRHTGLDIPEEAIWTSALATATFLSEQRPNGTAYVVGESGLTTALHEIGYVLTDSDPDYVVLGETRTYSFEAITTAIRLVERGARFIATNPDPTGPSREGSLPATGSVAALITRATGREPYYVGKPNPLMMRSALRRIGAHSQSSVMIGDRMDTDVISGLEAGMRTILVTSGISTRASFEAYPYRPTMVVDSVADLIGKTKSPFTA, from the coding sequence ATGGCCCGCGTGACCGCAGACGACGAGCCGATCCTGTCCTACTTGACCGATATGGACGGCGTGCTGGTGCACGAGGACCACCTCATCCCGGGCGCCGACAAGTTCCTCGCCGAACTGCGCGCCAACGAGACGCCGTTCCTGGTGCTGACGAACAATTCGATCCGCACCCCGCGCGATCTCCAGGCGCGGCTGCGCCACACCGGCCTGGACATCCCGGAAGAAGCGATCTGGACCTCCGCGCTGGCCACCGCTACCTTTCTGAGCGAACAGCGGCCGAACGGAACCGCCTACGTGGTGGGCGAATCCGGGCTCACCACCGCCTTGCACGAGATCGGCTATGTGCTGACCGACAGCGATCCGGACTACGTCGTGCTCGGCGAGACCCGCACGTACTCCTTCGAGGCGATCACCACCGCGATCCGGTTGGTCGAGCGAGGGGCCCGTTTCATCGCGACGAACCCGGACCCGACCGGGCCGTCCCGCGAAGGTTCGCTGCCCGCGACCGGCTCGGTGGCCGCGCTGATCACCCGCGCGACCGGCCGCGAACCGTACTACGTCGGCAAGCCGAACCCGCTGATGATGCGCTCCGCATTGCGTCGCATCGGCGCGCACTCCCAGTCCTCGGTGATGATCGGCGACCGGATGGACACCGATGTCATCTCGGGGCTGGAAGCGGGCATGCGCACCATCCTGGTCACCTCCGGCATCTCCACCCGCGCGTCCTTCGAGGCCTACCCCTACCGGCCCACGATGGTGGTGGACTCCGTCGCCGACCTGATCGGCAAGACCAAGTCCCCGTTCACGGCCTGA
- a CDS encoding MarR family transcriptional regulator yields the protein MTGEQELFATAAITSFRLNGQFLAVAEELARPAGLTAAWWQVLGAVLRTPLPVAGIAREMGITRQSVQRIADLLVDKGLAEYRPNPAHRRAKLVAVTDAGLAAVRRIDPQHKVMSERLADELGPEQLARTVEMLTKLSAAMNAITTDAD from the coding sequence ATGACCGGTGAACAGGAGCTGTTCGCCACGGCGGCGATCACGTCGTTCCGTTTGAACGGTCAGTTCCTCGCGGTGGCCGAGGAACTGGCGCGACCGGCGGGTCTCACCGCCGCTTGGTGGCAGGTGCTGGGCGCGGTGTTGCGGACGCCGCTGCCCGTCGCCGGGATCGCCCGCGAAATGGGCATCACCCGCCAGAGCGTGCAGCGCATCGCGGATCTGCTGGTGGACAAGGGACTGGCCGAATACCGTCCCAACCCCGCGCACCGCCGCGCGAAACTCGTCGCAGTCACCGACGCGGGGCTGGCCGCGGTCCGCCGCATCGACCCGCAGCACAAAGTGATGTCCGAACGGCTCGCGGACGAACTCGGCCCCGAGCAGCTCGCGCGCACCGTCGAGATGCTCACGAAGCTGTCCGCCGCGATGAACGCGATCACCACCGACGCCGACTGA
- a CDS encoding glutamine amidotransferase, with amino-acid sequence MTTKTVHMAVYDTLADWEVGAATAHINKSSWHREPGTWQVRTVGPTAEPITTMGGMRIVPDLVLADLTPADSAMLVLPGAETWEGPELEPFAHKAREFVDAGVPVAAICGATFGLAKAGLLDTRRHTSNVAEFLLYSGYSGAEHYVDEPAVTDGDVITASASAPFEFAREVLGRLGVYEPRVLDGWYRLFAHADPAGWAVLAEYDAQHA; translated from the coding sequence ATGACCACGAAGACAGTGCACATGGCCGTTTACGACACGCTCGCCGACTGGGAGGTCGGCGCGGCCACCGCGCACATCAACAAGTCGAGCTGGCATCGGGAGCCGGGAACCTGGCAGGTGCGGACCGTCGGCCCGACGGCGGAACCGATCACAACGATGGGCGGGATGCGCATCGTGCCGGACCTCGTGCTCGCCGATCTCACGCCCGCCGACAGCGCGATGCTGGTCCTGCCGGGCGCCGAGACCTGGGAGGGGCCGGAGCTGGAGCCGTTCGCCCACAAGGCGCGCGAGTTCGTGGACGCGGGTGTTCCGGTCGCCGCGATCTGCGGGGCGACGTTCGGCTTGGCCAAGGCGGGCCTGCTCGATACGCGCAGGCACACCAGCAATGTCGCGGAATTCCTGCTCTACAGCGGGTATTCGGGCGCCGAGCACTATGTCGACGAGCCTGCCGTCACCGACGGTGACGTGATCACCGCCAGTGCGAGCGCGCCGTTCGAATTCGCGCGCGAGGTGCTCGGCAGGCTCGGGGTGTACGAGCCGCGTGTGCTCGACGGCTGGTACCGATTGTTCGCCCACGCCGATCCGGCCGGGTGGGCGGTGCTCGCGGAGTACGACGCGCAGCATGCGTGA
- a CDS encoding RpiB/LacA/LacB family sugar-phosphate isomerase produces the protein MRISVAADEWVGVARELVEELGKRGHEIVPHGALSDEERDDWAWASEAAARDVASGRADQAVVCCWTGTGASIAANKVAGVRAALCADASTAAGARTWNDANVLALSLRSTSSAELREILDAWFTTEPSSAPDDQANIAHLAEMEQRS, from the coding sequence ATGCGGATCTCGGTGGCGGCGGACGAGTGGGTCGGGGTGGCTCGGGAGCTGGTCGAGGAGCTGGGCAAGCGCGGCCACGAGATCGTGCCGCACGGCGCGCTATCGGACGAGGAACGCGACGACTGGGCGTGGGCCAGCGAAGCGGCGGCCCGCGACGTCGCCTCCGGCCGGGCCGATCAGGCCGTCGTTTGCTGCTGGACCGGTACCGGCGCCTCGATCGCGGCCAACAAGGTCGCCGGCGTCCGCGCCGCCCTCTGCGCGGACGCCTCGACCGCGGCAGGCGCCCGCACCTGGAACGACGCCAACGTCCTGGCCCTGAGTCTGCGTTCGACCTCCAGCGCCGAACTCCGCGAAATACTGGACGCGTGGTTCACGACCGAACCCAGCTCCGCCCCCGACGACCAGGCCAACATCGCCCATCTCGCCGAGATGGAACAGCGCTCCTGA
- a CDS encoding O-succinylhomoserine sulfhydrylase encodes MITGGAFDKPLPDGVGPATLGVRGGLRRSGFEETAEALYLTSGFVYESAEAAEAAFTGEVEHFVYSRYGNPTVAMFEERMRLIDGAEACFATASGMSAVFTALGALLKAGDRLVAARSLFGSCFVVCNEILPRWGVETVFVDGEDLDQWEQALSVPTQAVFFETPANPMQTLVDVRRVTELAHAAGAKVVLDNVFATPLLQRGFELGADVVVYSGTKHIDGQGRVLGGAILGAKDYIDGPVKTLMRHTGPALSPFNAWTLLKGLETMPLRVGHSAEAALRIARFLEDHQAVSWVRYPFLASHPQYALATSQMSAGGTVVTFELNAPEHEAKKRAFEVLNRLRVVDISNNLGDAKTLITHPATTTHRAMGPEGRATIGLTDGVVRISVGLEDVEDLLADLEHALS; translated from the coding sequence GTGATCACCGGCGGCGCGTTCGACAAGCCGCTGCCCGACGGCGTCGGCCCCGCGACGCTGGGCGTGCGCGGCGGGCTGCGGCGCTCCGGTTTCGAGGAGACCGCCGAGGCGCTCTATCTGACCTCCGGCTTCGTCTACGAGAGCGCCGAGGCCGCCGAGGCCGCGTTCACCGGCGAGGTCGAGCACTTCGTCTACTCCCGCTACGGCAACCCGACGGTGGCCATGTTCGAGGAGCGGATGCGCCTGATCGACGGCGCCGAAGCGTGCTTCGCGACCGCGAGTGGCATGTCCGCGGTGTTCACCGCGCTGGGCGCGCTGCTGAAGGCGGGTGACCGGCTCGTCGCCGCGCGCAGCCTGTTCGGCTCGTGCTTCGTGGTGTGCAACGAGATCCTGCCGCGCTGGGGCGTGGAGACCGTCTTCGTCGACGGCGAGGACCTCGACCAGTGGGAGCAGGCGCTGTCGGTGCCCACCCAGGCGGTGTTCTTCGAGACGCCGGCCAATCCGATGCAGACCTTGGTCGATGTGCGCCGGGTGACCGAGCTGGCGCACGCGGCGGGCGCGAAAGTCGTGCTCGACAACGTGTTCGCCACTCCGCTGCTGCAACGCGGCTTCGAGCTCGGCGCCGACGTGGTGGTCTACTCGGGCACCAAGCACATCGATGGGCAGGGCCGGGTGCTCGGCGGGGCGATCCTGGGCGCGAAGGACTACATCGACGGTCCGGTGAAAACGCTGATGCGTCATACCGGCCCCGCGCTGAGCCCCTTCAACGCGTGGACGCTGCTCAAGGGCCTCGAGACGATGCCGCTGCGGGTAGGCCATTCGGCGGAGGCCGCCCTGCGTATCGCCCGCTTCCTGGAAGATCATCAGGCGGTCAGCTGGGTGCGCTACCCGTTCTTGGCGTCGCATCCGCAGTATGCCCTGGCCACCAGCCAGATGAGCGCGGGCGGCACCGTGGTTACCTTCGAGCTCAACGCCCCCGAGCACGAGGCGAAGAAGCGCGCTTTCGAAGTTCTCAACCGGTTGCGCGTGGTCGATATCTCCAACAACCTCGGTGACGCCAAGACCCTGATCACGCACCCGGCGACCACCACGCACCGCGCCATGGGCCCCGAAGGCAGGGCCACCATCGGCCTGACCGACGGCGTCGTCCGTATCTCGGTGGGCTTGGAAGACGTCGAAGACCTCCTCGCCGATCTCGAGCACGCCCTCTCCTGA
- a CDS encoding rhodanese-like domain-containing protein — protein sequence MSYAGDITPQQAWELLRDNPGAVLVDVRTEAEWKFVGVPDTSSIERPTVLIEWVDSTGARNEAFVEHLKQALDGHDPEAPVVFLCRSGQRSVGAAIAATSAGYRTSYNVLEGFEGPLDEFGHRGGAGWRALGLPWRQS from the coding sequence ATGAGTTATGCCGGTGACATCACTCCGCAGCAGGCATGGGAACTGTTGCGGGACAATCCCGGCGCCGTCCTCGTGGACGTGCGGACAGAAGCGGAATGGAAGTTCGTCGGCGTCCCCGACACGAGTTCGATCGAACGGCCGACCGTGCTGATCGAGTGGGTCGATTCCACGGGCGCCCGCAACGAGGCCTTCGTCGAGCATTTGAAGCAGGCGCTCGACGGCCACGACCCCGAGGCCCCCGTCGTCTTCCTCTGTCGCTCCGGTCAGCGTTCGGTGGGCGCGGCGATCGCCGCCACGTCGGCGGGCTACCGCACCTCTTACAACGTGCTCGAGGGCTTCGAAGGCCCTCTCGACGAATTCGGGCATCGCGGCGGCGCCGGCTGGCGCGCCCTCGGACTGCCCTGGCGGCAGTCGTGA
- a CDS encoding FAD-dependent oxidoreductase, with protein MTQASSSGPDAHTARTRPLRIAIVGAGPAGIYAADALMKSDAEVSIDLFERMPAPFGLIRYGVAPDHPRIKGIITALHKVLDKPQVRLLGNIDYGTDITLDDLRAFYDAVIFSTGANADRALPIPGIDLDGSFGAADFVSWYDGHPDVPRTWPLDAEKVAVLGVGNVALDVARVLAKTGDELLPTEIPPNVYKGLKENKAVEVHVFGRRGPAQAKFTPLELRELDHSPTIEVIVDPEDIDYDEGSEAARRHSKQVDMVANTLEQWAIRDVGNRPHKLFLHFFESPAEVLGENGKVVGLRTERTQLDGTGNVKGTGVFKDWDVQAVYRAVGYLSQNLTQLPFDDQAGTVPNEAGRVIADENADGAERYLPATYVTGWIKRGPVGLIGHTKGDANETIACLLDDAPGFAPAERPEPEAVTEFLESKGIPFTTWAGWYRLDAHERSLGEPEGRERVKVVEREDMLRASEPHKV; from the coding sequence GTGACGCAGGCTTCCTCCTCCGGGCCTGACGCGCACACCGCGAGGACCCGCCCGCTGCGCATCGCGATCGTGGGCGCCGGGCCGGCTGGGATCTACGCCGCCGACGCGTTGATGAAGTCCGATGCGGAGGTGAGCATCGACCTGTTCGAGCGCATGCCCGCGCCGTTCGGGTTGATCCGCTACGGCGTCGCGCCCGACCACCCGCGGATCAAGGGCATCATCACCGCCCTGCACAAGGTGCTGGACAAGCCGCAGGTCCGCCTGCTCGGCAACATCGACTACGGCACCGACATCACTCTCGACGACCTGCGGGCCTTCTACGACGCGGTGATCTTCTCCACCGGCGCCAACGCCGACCGGGCGCTGCCCATCCCCGGCATCGATCTCGACGGCTCCTTCGGCGCCGCCGACTTCGTCTCCTGGTACGACGGCCACCCCGACGTCCCCCGCACCTGGCCCCTGGACGCGGAGAAGGTCGCGGTCCTCGGCGTCGGCAACGTCGCGCTCGACGTCGCCCGCGTGCTGGCCAAGACCGGCGACGAGCTGCTGCCCACCGAGATCCCGCCGAACGTCTACAAGGGCCTGAAGGAGAACAAGGCCGTCGAGGTCCACGTCTTCGGCCGCCGCGGACCCGCCCAGGCCAAGTTCACCCCGCTGGAACTGCGCGAGCTCGACCACTCCCCCACCATCGAAGTCATCGTCGACCCCGAGGACATCGACTACGACGAGGGCTCCGAAGCCGCGCGCCGTCATTCCAAGCAGGTCGACATGGTCGCCAACACCCTCGAGCAGTGGGCCATCCGCGACGTCGGCAACCGGCCGCACAAACTGTTCCTGCACTTCTTCGAATCCCCCGCCGAAGTGCTCGGCGAGAACGGCAAGGTCGTCGGCCTGCGCACCGAGCGCACCCAGCTCGACGGCACCGGCAACGTCAAGGGCACCGGCGTGTTCAAGGACTGGGACGTGCAGGCGGTGTACCGCGCCGTCGGCTACCTGTCGCAGAACCTGACCCAGCTGCCGTTCGACGACCAGGCGGGCACCGTGCCGAACGAGGCGGGTCGCGTGATCGCCGACGAGAACGCCGACGGCGCCGAGCGCTACCTGCCCGCCACCTACGTCACCGGCTGGATCAAGCGCGGCCCGGTCGGCCTGATCGGCCACACCAAGGGCGACGCCAACGAGACCATCGCCTGCCTGCTGGACGACGCTCCCGGCTTCGCCCCGGCCGAGCGACCCGAGCCCGAGGCCGTCACCGAGTTCCTGGAGAGCAAGGGCATTCCGTTCACCACCTGGGCAGGCTGGTACCGCCTCGACGCGCACGAACGCTCGCTCGGCGAGCCGGAGGGCCGCGAGCGGGTCAAGGTCGTCGAGCGCGAGGACATGCTGCGCGCCAGCGAGCCGCACAAGGTCTGA
- a CDS encoding amidohydrolase family protein produces the protein MFDAHLHIFDPRFPLAENEGYLPDPFTIADYRKRMSRYDIGGGAVVSGSFQGTDQSYLKAALAELGEGWVGVTRLDLDATDEEILELDRVGVRALRFNLKRAATDITGMTLQALRAYELAGWHVEVYIDGTMLASLQPVISKLPALSVDHLGMSAEGVPFLLDLVDRGAKVKATGFGRVAMNVADTLRRIHAVNPEALMFGTDLPGTRAGRPFRDSDVDLLCDVVGTDMHAVLEDNARAFYRLPARERTVSDDPAPTLPLYRPEPPTLRLHRDELPGSRAGDTIPFPAIDR, from the coding sequence GTGTTCGATGCCCACCTGCACATCTTCGACCCGCGGTTTCCGCTGGCCGAGAACGAGGGCTACCTGCCCGATCCGTTCACCATCGCCGATTACCGCAAGCGCATGTCGCGATACGACATCGGAGGCGGCGCGGTGGTCAGCGGGTCGTTCCAGGGCACGGACCAGAGTTATTTGAAGGCCGCCCTCGCCGAACTCGGCGAGGGCTGGGTCGGCGTCACCCGGCTCGATCTGGACGCCACCGACGAGGAGATCCTCGAACTGGACCGGGTAGGTGTGCGCGCGCTGCGGTTCAACCTCAAGCGCGCGGCCACCGACATCACCGGGATGACGTTGCAGGCGCTGCGCGCCTACGAGCTGGCAGGCTGGCACGTCGAGGTCTACATCGACGGCACCATGCTGGCTTCGCTGCAACCGGTCATCTCCAAGCTGCCCGCGCTGTCGGTCGACCACCTGGGCATGTCCGCGGAAGGCGTGCCCTTCCTGCTCGATCTCGTCGACCGCGGAGCCAAGGTCAAAGCGACGGGTTTCGGCCGGGTCGCGATGAACGTCGCCGACACGCTGCGCCGTATCCACGCGGTGAATCCCGAAGCGTTGATGTTCGGCACCGATCTGCCCGGCACCCGAGCCGGACGCCCGTTCCGGGACTCGGACGTCGATCTGCTCTGTGATGTGGTGGGCACCGACATGCACGCGGTGCTGGAGGACAACGCCCGCGCGTTCTACCGGCTTCCGGCCCGGGAGCGCACCGTCAGCGACGATCCCGCCCCCACGCTGCCGCTGTACCGCCCGGAACCGCCGACTCTCCGGCTGCACCGCGACGAACTCCCGGGAAGCCGTGCGGGAGACACCATTCCGTTCCCCGCCATCGATCGGTAG
- a CDS encoding DUF456 domain-containing protein has product MEALSDQGWYTLLAALAILVGLVGIVVPILPGVILIFAAIAVWAFLTGGATAWTVFAISTLLLVLSGVVKYTWPGRKMKDAGVSNRAVLLGAILGVVGFFVIPVVGLFIGFVLGVYLSELQRLRVNQQAWQATVHALKGVGLSILIELFGALLAIGVWIVGVFAV; this is encoded by the coding sequence GTGGAAGCGCTCTCTGATCAGGGGTGGTACACCCTTCTCGCCGCCCTCGCGATTCTGGTCGGCCTCGTCGGGATCGTCGTCCCGATCCTGCCGGGCGTCATCCTGATCTTCGCCGCGATCGCCGTCTGGGCCTTTCTGACCGGAGGGGCCACGGCCTGGACGGTTTTCGCGATCAGCACGCTGCTGCTGGTGCTCTCCGGGGTCGTCAAATACACCTGGCCGGGGCGCAAGATGAAGGACGCGGGAGTGTCCAACCGAGCGGTCCTGCTCGGCGCGATCCTCGGCGTCGTCGGCTTCTTCGTCATTCCGGTGGTCGGCCTGTTCATCGGTTTCGTGCTGGGCGTGTACCTTTCGGAACTCCAGCGGCTGCGCGTCAACCAGCAGGCCTGGCAAGCGACGGTACACGCGCTGAAGGGCGTCGGCCTGTCCATCCTGATCGAGCTCTTCGGCGCGCTGCTGGCCATCGGTGTCTGGATCGTCGGCGTCTTCGCCGTCTGA
- a CDS encoding alpha/beta hydrolase codes for MPYFELPDGVPMYYEDHGAGRPVVLIHGWTMNTTFWAQNVPALAERNRVINLDLRGHGASGKTDDGHTLAQYARDIRSLLEHLSLEDVCLVGWSMGTAVILAYIQQFDCELLDSVVFVDQSPRFLDAPGWDFPLQGGYSQSDLAVFVQAVKHARPSVIKPFIAACFADTPPPEVIDAVYAETAKTPTAAACAIWYDMAFADFRQVLPQVTVPALLIYGAQSKIFPGPLDEWLAARLPNAKAVRFEHSGHAPFSEEPERFNEALAEFL; via the coding sequence ATGCCGTACTTCGAACTGCCCGATGGTGTGCCGATGTACTACGAGGATCACGGGGCCGGGCGGCCGGTCGTGCTCATCCACGGATGGACCATGAACACCACCTTCTGGGCGCAGAACGTGCCCGCCCTGGCAGAGCGAAATCGGGTGATCAATCTCGACCTTCGCGGGCACGGCGCCTCCGGGAAGACCGACGACGGGCACACCCTCGCGCAGTACGCACGGGACATCCGCAGTCTGCTCGAACACCTCTCGCTCGAGGACGTGTGCTTGGTCGGCTGGTCGATGGGCACCGCGGTGATCCTCGCCTACATCCAGCAGTTCGATTGCGAGCTGCTGGATTCGGTGGTTTTCGTGGACCAGTCGCCGCGGTTTCTCGACGCGCCGGGCTGGGACTTTCCGCTCCAGGGCGGCTACTCCCAGAGCGATCTCGCGGTTTTCGTGCAAGCGGTGAAGCATGCGCGGCCGTCGGTGATCAAGCCGTTCATCGCGGCATGCTTCGCCGACACCCCGCCACCGGAGGTGATCGACGCGGTGTACGCGGAGACGGCGAAAACGCCGACCGCGGCGGCCTGCGCCATCTGGTACGACATGGCCTTCGCGGACTTCCGGCAGGTCCTGCCCCAGGTCACCGTGCCCGCACTGCTGATCTACGGCGCGCAGAGCAAGATCTTCCCCGGTCCGCTCGACGAATGGCTCGCGGCGCGATTGCCGAACGCGAAGGCGGTGCGCTTCGAGCACAGCGGTCATGCGCCGTTCTCGGAGGAACCGGAGCGCTTCAACGAAGCACTCGCCGAGTTCCTCTGA
- a CDS encoding GAF domain-containing protein, with protein MTRQTHSTRADVRASWDRARGRGLHPDRHLPEVGLTDDEVRTWRRNHRMASVWPVLFASLEGAAFEPGHVLFGADADGHLLWVQGDPATRRAAGRANLVPGARWHETEAGTNGVGTALALGRAFQVRGTEHYLSVAADFTCSAAPIRDPVGGAVIGVVDVTCRLRDTNALALPLVTAAARLAEAHLRSLTWRHDAEIRTRYLDRVLSRLGDRGALLSHDGRLLHASPRGWLPDVWPAPLVEGETELPDGRRVVLERLAPGGPFSVCALAGSVSGERAPRVSTLGRARALLWMDGVVHELSPRHSELVVLLLDNPDGLTAALLAEELYGTGGKAVTVRAELARLRRIVGYRLVSDPYRLDPRIRADFRQVEDGLGQESVSELRSRYPGPLLPGSQAPGIRRIRHRLDNRLASFGPAR; from the coding sequence GTGACAAGGCAGACACACTCGACGCGTGCGGACGTGCGCGCCTCATGGGATCGCGCCCGAGGTCGCGGCCTGCATCCGGACCGGCATCTCCCCGAGGTCGGCCTGACCGACGACGAGGTGCGCACCTGGCGCAGGAATCATCGGATGGCCTCCGTTTGGCCGGTCCTGTTCGCGAGCCTCGAGGGCGCCGCGTTCGAACCGGGCCACGTGCTGTTCGGCGCCGACGCGGACGGGCATCTGCTGTGGGTGCAGGGCGATCCCGCGACCAGACGAGCGGCGGGACGAGCCAATCTCGTCCCCGGAGCGCGCTGGCACGAGACCGAAGCGGGGACCAACGGCGTTGGCACCGCTCTGGCGCTGGGGCGCGCGTTCCAAGTCCGCGGCACCGAGCACTACCTGTCGGTCGCCGCGGACTTCACCTGCTCGGCAGCCCCCATCAGGGATCCCGTGGGCGGCGCGGTGATCGGCGTCGTCGACGTCACCTGCCGACTGCGCGACACGAATGCCCTGGCGTTGCCTCTGGTCACGGCGGCGGCGCGGCTGGCCGAGGCGCATCTTCGTTCGCTCACCTGGCGGCATGACGCTGAGATACGGACCCGCTACCTCGATCGTGTCCTCAGCCGGCTCGGCGACCGTGGCGCCCTGCTGTCACACGACGGCCGGCTGTTGCACGCGTCGCCTCGCGGCTGGCTGCCCGACGTCTGGCCCGCACCACTGGTCGAGGGCGAAACCGAACTGCCCGACGGTCGTCGCGTGGTGCTCGAAAGGCTCGCGCCGGGCGGACCGTTCTCGGTCTGCGCTCTGGCGGGCAGCGTTTCGGGCGAACGGGCGCCGCGCGTGAGCACACTGGGCCGCGCCCGCGCCCTGTTGTGGATGGACGGCGTCGTCCATGAACTCAGTCCTCGGCACAGCGAGCTGGTGGTTCTGCTGCTCGACAATCCCGATGGACTGACCGCGGCGCTGTTGGCCGAAGAGCTGTACGGGACCGGCGGAAAGGCGGTGACGGTACGCGCGGAACTGGCCCGGCTCCGGCGAATCGTCGGATATCGCCTGGTATCGGACCCGTATCGTCTCGACCCGCGAATCCGCGCCGACTTCCGTCAGGTGGAGGACGGTCTCGGGCAGGAATCGGTCAGCGAACTCCGCAGCCGATATCCGGGTCCCTTGCTGCCCGGCTCCCAGGCACCCGGCATCCGGAGAATTCGACATCGGTTGGACAACCGGCTGGCATCCTTCGGTCCTGCTCGGTAG